In Nostoc edaphicum CCNP1411, the sequence TTGGAGGTAGGCTTATTAATCCTTCTACCAGCTTACCAGATGCGAAAATTGCTCCAGAGGCAGACTCCTCAGTCTTGCAAATTTGGGGTGGGCATCCTTTGCGAGGTCATGTGAAAATTAGCGGGGCAAAAAATTCAGCATTGGTAATCATGGCTGGAGCCTTGCTGTGTCCCGGCGATTGTCGTATCCGCAATGTCCCCTTATTAGCGGACGTTGAGCGGATGGGTCAGGTGTTATCGGCCTTGGGTGTACAATTAACACGACAAGGTGACATTTTAGACATCAACGCCAGCGAGATTAAAACATCAAAAGCTCCCTACGAACTAGTTACCCAGTTGAGAGCGAGTTTTTTCGCCATTGGTGCCATTCTGGCAAGACTGGGAGTAGCGCAGATGCCCTTACCAGGCGGTTGTGCTATTGGAGCCAGACCAGTTGACTTGCATGTGCGCGGACTGCAAGCAATGGGAGCGGAAGTACAAATTGAGCATGGCATTTGTAATGCCTACGTCCCTGGCAGCAGTCGAAGATTAAAAGGTGCGAAGATTTACTTAGATATCGCCAGTGTTGGAGCGACAGAAAACTTGATGATGGCGGCTACCCTGGCAGAGGGTGAAACGATCATCGAAAATGCTGCCAGAGAACCGGAAGTAGTTGACCTAGCTAACTTCTGTAACGCGATGGGAGCGAAGATTAAGGGCGCGGGGACTAGCAGGATTATTATCGAAGGAGTCCCCAAGTTGCATTCTGTTGACTACAGCATTATTCCCGATCGCATTGAGGCCGGGACGTTTTTGTTAGCAGCAGCAATTACCCGCTCAGAACTTATCCTCTCGCCAGTAGCTCCAGAACATCTCATCCCAGTGATTGCCAAGCTGCGGGATATTGGGGTGACAATAATTGAGGACAAGCCTGAACACTTACATATCCTGCCAGCGGAAACCCTGAAGGCAACAGATATTGAAACTCAATACCATCCAGGTTTTCCCACAGATATGCAAGCGCCGTTTATGGCTTTGCTGACATTGGCAGAAGGCGACAGCGTAATTAACGAATCCGTCTTTGAAAATCGCTTGCGTCATGCCTCAGAATTGAATCGCTTGGGAGCAGACATTCGTGTTAAAGGCAACGCTGCTTTCGTTCGGGGGGTACCAAAATTATCTGGCGCACCAGTCTTAGGTACAGACTTACGAGCATCAGCCGCGCTAGTCATAGCAGGACTGGCGGCAGAAGGGCAAACCACGATTCAAGGACTACAGCACCTCGATCGCGGCTATGATCGACTCGATATGAAATTGCAGCAGTTGGGGGCTAAAATCCTCCGCGTGGGCGAAACATCAGCAGATGCAGAAATCGCTCCCAGCATCAGTAGCCTGTCAAGTTGAAATTGATCGGTTGAAACTGGCGCAGGGACAAGGGAGACGAGGGAGACAAGGTAAAATTTTCTCCCTTACCTCCAATATCTATACCCTCCGCGCTGCTGAATTCTCCTGATAGATAGAGGCTTTTAAGCTTTGTTCATATCTTTTTTTGATGAATTTTCAAGAAAAATCTGTGTTGGCTGTTACAATATTGTTAAGAAAAGTTGCCCGTTGCATTTTGGGAACGCGCAATTGGGTTTTAACTCTCTTGAGAAGACAACGCAAAAAAAACATTTTCTAGACCAGCTGTGGGAGGCTGGTCTTTTTGTATTTAAAGTGCCCATGCATTGGTTATCTGACTAAATCACTACGAACACTTTGAGCATCTATTGGCAAAACTTTGGGTTTTCGAGACGCGATAAATCGCCGTCTCTACAAGTGTTTTGGTCTTATCTGAACTGTATTGATCTATATTCAGAATCACTATTGTGTTTTGAGATATCAAGCCCAGCAAAAATACTGAGGTTTATTTTTGAAACTACACACAAAATAAAAGACGCAAATTTATCCTTTGCGTCTTGTTTTAAGATTTTAAAAATTAGAAACTAAATGTGGTTCTCAATGCACCAATCACAACATCATCATTGCTGTTATTGTGATCTGGGGATGTTAACCAAATAACTCCAGGAGTAATGGTGATATTGTCACTCAGCTTATACTGGTAGAAAGCTTCAAGATGATAGGACGTATCAGGATCACTATCCAATCCTGCGATACTAGAACTTGTTAATTTAGGTTCCACACCAGCAATAATACCAGCCAAACTTCCTTTTTTACCGAGATCAGGGAAGCCAAGGGTGACAGCATAGTTCCAAATATCAACATCTCCACTGGTTCCTCTTAAACTTTGACTGTTGGTGTATCCAGCCCAACCACCCAAAACAATGTTATCAGTGATGCCAATGGATGCTTGGACGCCGTAAGAATTACTGGAAAATCCTACTTGATCTTCTGGTAAACCCTGGATAGCTGCTATATCCTGGAAAGTGGCGGCATTGCTACCTGTGAGTAGTGGTTGGTTGTAGGAATTGATGTAAGTTAAACC encodes:
- the murA gene encoding UDP-N-acetylglucosamine 1-carboxyvinyltransferase, which translates into the protein MNPSTSLPDAKIAPEADSSVLQIWGGHPLRGHVKISGAKNSALVIMAGALLCPGDCRIRNVPLLADVERMGQVLSALGVQLTRQGDILDINASEIKTSKAPYELVTQLRASFFAIGAILARLGVAQMPLPGGCAIGARPVDLHVRGLQAMGAEVQIEHGICNAYVPGSSRRLKGAKIYLDIASVGATENLMMAATLAEGETIIENAAREPEVVDLANFCNAMGAKIKGAGTSRIIIEGVPKLHSVDYSIIPDRIEAGTFLLAAAITRSELILSPVAPEHLIPVIAKLRDIGVTIIEDKPEHLHILPAETLKATDIETQYHPGFPTDMQAPFMALLTLAEGDSVINESVFENRLRHASELNRLGADIRVKGNAAFVRGVPKLSGAPVLGTDLRASAALVIAGLAAEGQTTIQGLQHLDRGYDRLDMKLQQLGAKILRVGETSADAEIAPSISSLSS